The Bubalus kerabau isolate K-KA32 ecotype Philippines breed swamp buffalo chromosome 10, PCC_UOA_SB_1v2, whole genome shotgun sequence sequence GTGAGTCCAGTTTTTTAAgtcaaaagtagggaaaacaaaaaatattgttATACACATAACAagtaaaaccattttttaaaagagaagtatTGCCATAAAGTCAGGCTAGGAGTTTCCTCTGGAGGACAACGGGGAAGCTGGAAGGAACACACAGGGAGATTTTGGAGTGCTGGCAGTGGCTTTTGAGCCTCTGGTTTGTGATTACATAGCTGTTTGCTTCATCTATTAAACTGCACACCTGTTTTATGTACTTCTTGTATATTtcacaaaatttaaatgaatgagAAAGAACTCATACTACCAAACATACAACTGACTAGAACTATACTTATTTAAATAGTGTGGAAAAACTAGAAGGCCCAGGTCCAAGACACAAAAGATACACAGGAATTTAATATTCTATACCAGTACAATGcaaatttttagaaaactaaATCTCACCTCATACAATATTCCCAAGTTTGAGATGGATTAAAAATTTCCTTCttaattaaagtataaaagtGAAATTTTTTCAAGTACCAAAAGAAAATAAGGATAAATCTGTACCAATCCTTGGGGTAGGGAAAGCATGCCCTAGCACACCTGcatgggcttccgaggtggcactagtggtaaagaatgcacccaccaacacaagagacatgaggctcaggtccgatccctgggtcaggaaaaccccctggagtaggaaatggcaacccactccactattcttgcctgggaaatcccaggggtggagcagcctggcgggctaaagttcatggagtcacaaagagctggacacagctgagcacacactcatacacacagcACATCTGCAAAAGGCAGATGCTAAGAAAACAACTACACAGAAACACCACCAACTATATTAGAAGGCAAGTCACATGTTGAAAACAGTAATAACACATGACAAGAAGACATCTTAATTCATAAAGTAATTTATAAACCAATAAAATTGGCAAACTCACCAAGAGAATATAGGAAAGATATGAAGAAGCAATGCTCAAAACAATGAATGAAAATGGTCAATAAACATGACAAGACGCTCAAATCTTCatttataatcaaagaaatacattttaaaggaagCCCTTTTCTGGAATTATTGGCAAATATTTTGAATTGCAACTTGCAATTCTGATAGTTTAATATATTGCTAGTGGGAACATTAAGGAAAACAGCCTTTGTGGCGAGTGATGGATATCAAGTCTCAAAAATTTACTTTCACCTAGCAATTCCTTCTAGAAAGGTACCATTTGGAAATAAGTCACTTTTTTACAGATGTGACATAAGATGTTGATTGTATCATTTCAATTTGCATTATAATGAACACATCCTGAAACAAATTGATGTTCAAAGTTACGACACacccataaaatggaatattctgCAGCTAtctaaaatgtgaaatatttagtATGTGGAAATGTTAACAGTATATAGAGCAGAACATTAACCAGCGTACAACTGCAttattgaaaatataaatgtatagctATGCATAGAAAAGTCTGCATATGTCCTTGTACCCAAATATTAACAGAGGCCTTCTCTGGGTGGTAGGATTACAGGGGACTGCATGTACATGCATGGGAGCCCTCCCATGATCAGGTTTTCCAGGAATAACATTTattctggtgactcagacggtaaagaatctgcctgcaatgcaggagacctgggttcaatcctgggttggaaatatcccctggagaaggaaatggcaacccttgccagtattcttgcctggaggatttcatggacagaggagcctggcgggctacagtcctcgaggtcacaaagagttggacataactgaatgactattTTAATAAAGAAGGAGCGTCAAATAACTTTAGGATGTGAAATCATTTATaattagttttaaaaactaaaaataacaaaactgtgCAGGATATTCCTATATTTGCTTTATGAGGGGAGGAAAGCAAAAGGGCGATAAAGTTACTCCCAAAAGGACAGGACACAGAACTGAGCCCTTCCTACCACACCTATATCTGCCTAAATGTATTCtaattcaaattttatatatgCAAAGCCTCCTTCAAAGTTAAGTTACATTTAATTAACCAGCAGTAAAACATCACCATTAGCATTTTCAGGTTgctctaattaatattttattctttcaacacTGCTTAAAGGCACCAACATGTTAGACAAAACTGTGGCAACATATGTGTTAATTTCTCTGGAGACAACCATATAATCCTTTGAAATCATACATGAAATTGAGGTTTCTGCAGCCTACATAAGTCTCTTTTGGAGGGGGCGGGGAAGCAATATATATTGATAACAAACCAACTGTAGCTTCAGAAATTTTTTTGGTTCTCTTATCAAATTGAACCTATCAACTGCTAGAACAATGAAGTCAAGTCAGGCCAAGCCTAACAACAGATAGGGCTTCtccagtagctcagcagtaaagaatctgcttgcaatgcaggcgatgcaggagccacaggttcaattcctgggtcagaaggatcccctggagaaggaaatggcaacccactccagtaatcttgcctggaaaatcccatgggcagaggaccctggcaggctacagtccatggggtcgcaaaagttggacacaactgagcgactaaaccaccaccaacagctATTCCCTTCACAAACATCCATCACCTTAAGACTTTTCCTGTTCCTCATGTTACTCCATAACCAGGCAAATCTGGTCATCTAGAAAGACCACCCACCCTCTAGAATTAACTAAAAGTACCACGTATTCCttatgagaagaaagaaaacatatttcctaaggaaagacagaaagaaacaaatatttaagcATTTTCTTTGAGTGTCTTCCTTGGTATTTAATGTCCAATACTGTAACAGCCCCCATGCAAACATGCACAAAATTCTCTAGACTTCTCCCTTTGTTCTTCAAAAAAAGAGGGAATTATATCTTCATAATTCATTTTAGGTGATGCCTGGGACAACTAAATAATTCACTAAGACATGTAATAAACATTATTTGGTAGAGgtaagtataaagaaaaaagcaGTTTAATCACCTGCTTTCATTTGgcttagagaaaaaaatgtgcTTACTATATACTAAAATATCAGACCAACACAGGACATACTGCCAAAATTTAATATAGTGTCATTAAACACAATATTCAAATATTCAACTTTTCGAGCACATGAAAGTTATCATCTGAAAGTGGGCTCTTTTGATAGTTTCCTTAGTGTGACTTTACAAAATTCTTTCTCTCAACAATGTCTGACACTGATCTTGATACTTGTTAGGCAGTCTGATGTAAGATAATGAGATCTCAACAGGCAGAGATTTAGGAGATGATCCGAACGTCCATCTTCAGAATTCATCCTCGGAGGACTGATCATCATCTTCGTCCCTTACTTCTCGGTATTTCCTTGAAGACTCCCCTTCTGGATTATagctctgcattttaatatttagtctttcaGCTAGCTTCTGTGCTGCGAGCTTGGCTTGTATCTCCTTtaagacaaaaaagcaaaaagttagACACCCATACCTTTTCCTACAATTTTTCAATGGGAAGTCACTGGAATAGAACTGGTTTCATTAGAATGGCATGCCcctttatttctgggttctctaccGCCCTCCAAGAGAATGAGGCATAGACATCACAGGGCAGGGCTGGAGAGAGCTACCAGCCTGCTACAGGGTGACAACAGACTTCCATTGATAAACAATGTGCACTGAAATATCCAACTGCTGTAAGAGAGCTGAGCAATCAGCTTGGCACTGAGACAGTTATacacaggaaaatattttcaagcatGTGGGCATGTGCATGTGCATAGACAACCCTGAAGAACAATTTGAGCCATCAAATGTCAAAAACCACCAATGCTGTGCTGACCCTCCAACTGGAAGAGTCTTCTTTCCTAGATTAGATCATGGCTTCTAGGCTCGAGAGTGACATTTCAGTGCCACagtgaaaaatcaaagaataCTAAAAACTGATTATCCCTCTCCAAATTAACTCCCATGAAAATTACTATGCAATAAAAAGCCTAAGTAAATCTTAAACAGTGGCAATGTGCTTGCAGACGCCCAGTGACGGTGTCACTGACTGACTGGCAAGCCGCAACGCTCATTCCTCATCTGGCTCACTTTTCTCAGGCTGCCCCCAACCCACTCGAACTCATATGTCCCTCCTTCAGGCCACGGGTAGTACAGGTAGGTGGGACTGAAGTGGAATTATTACTGCTCTGCCAGGAAACCCAACTCCAAACTGAACGGTTTAATTCAACCTAAAAATAACTTCAGACAGGCATTTAGGGTCAAACAAGGTAAGAAACAATTCCTCAATGCTTAATTACAACTAGGCAATAACTGAATGAACTGAGAGGACGAAAACTGGCTTTTAAAAACGGGTGCCTTGAAAATCCATGCCAACCTAGCTTTTGTGAAAACCGAAGGCCTAGAGTAAATTCTGACTCATATAAGCAGCATCCAACATGCAGACAGGAACAAGCCATGCTCTAAATACCTCATAACTCTGCTTCTGCTGTCTCTGAAGTGCCAGCGACTCCTCAATGGAGAGCAGCTGTGTCGGCAGGTGGTGCAGCGGCAGAAGCCGGGCCGCTGTGATGTCATCAAGATGCTTCCTGTCCCTGCGCCGCCTCTCCTCTGAGGAGACGGGAGACCCTCTGCCCTGACAAGCACTCGATGAATCACGGGGCTGTGAAGGTAATCTGCAGGAAGCAACCCTTATGTTACACCACCTTTTCACAGACACACATTTGTAGCATTCAACACAAGTGGCCTTTAACCTTGTCAGCTAACTGCTCTACAAAGGTAATAGTAAGGCCTTTACCACTATTTACATGCATTGataaaacattctttttaaatatatttacctcaaaaacaaataaattggcACCTTTTTTGGAGAGTAATTTGACAATGCATTCCTCTAACAGATAGCTAGACTCATTgcctttcccctctctcttcaaatactagagtgggttgtcatttcctcctccaggggctcttccccacccaggaatcgaaccctcatctcccacgtctccggcattggcaggcagattctttaccactgagccacctgggaagcccccccaaAAGCTTATAATCGAGCTGAAGCCTATTCTCATTCAAAAACACCTGTGAAGGGGCTTACTGTCTAGCAGAGGGAATTAAACTTGTGAACAGTTTCAGTGTGATGTAATATCATGGGTACTATGGCACAGGCCCACTGGAACACAGACAAGGGAATGGCCTGTTGTAATGGGAGACAGGATGGCTGGCAGAAACACTTCAAAAAGAGTGCAATCTGAGGAGTCTTGGAATAATATGGATTCAACGTGTAAATGATAGGATCTCTGACGGCATTTCACCAGAGAGTAAGGACTGACAGGGCTGCAGCATGGGAGCTGGAGAGTACAGAAAAGGCTGGGGCAGCAGGCTGGGTGCAGGCACATGGAAGGCTTCTAGTCTGCATAACAGGTTCAGGTTTGTCTTCTACAAACTGCACTCTGGCAGCAGTGGACAGGATGGACTGGTAGAGTTAAGACTAGGCCAGGACAGACCACAACTACGGGCCAGGACAGTGATGAGCATCTTCACTTTGACAGGAGAAAAGATGAACATAAGGATGATTAGAGATGAAGGTCCAGGAAATACACTGTGAGGTCCCATGGCTGGCAGAGATGGaaaggaggggaagaaagaaggTGCTGGCACTACTGGCTAAGGGAATATGGGACAAAGTAGTCTGGGAAGAAGTGAGTTCTACTATGTACAGGACAAACCTTAGGTGCACAGATCACCCCCATGTCGCCAGGTTTCATAGGTAACTGAACTGTGCAAATCTGAAGTTCTGGGTAGACTAGGGCTAGAAGAGATGAGAGGCAGCCTCCCGCATCAGAAGAGCCAGAAGAGCATGCAAGAGGCAGCCCAGAGACACCTGCATCCCCTGCCACTTCTAACTGTCTACCACCTGGCTCCCCAAAGCCCAGCCTCTTCTGATGAGTGCACCTGTCTCTATGGCTCACAAACTTCCCTTGGGAACCTTCACGGAtattcccttcctctcctcccacttCCAGCTAAAGGACCACAATACAGAATCAGGGTCAGTGTATTCTCTGTTGTATGTATTGACTAGAAAATGCTTTTGGTTTTCTGCCTCCCTCGAAGTGAGGAAAGATACCTCACCACACACAAGATGAGTAATTACTTAATCAAAGATTACTTTTTATTCCTAACTAAAAATTAATTCtgattttctgctgctgctaagtcacttcagttgtgtccgactctttgcgaccccatagacgacagcccaccaggctcccctgtccctgggattctccaggcaagaacactggagtgggttgccatgtccttctccaatgcatgaaagtgaaaagtcaaagtgaagtcattcagttgtgtccgaccctcagcgaccccatggactgcagccttccaggctcctccttccatgggattttccaggcaagagtactggagtggggtgccattgccttctcttctggTTTTCTACTCAAAACTATTTGTTCTGGTTTTCTATGCAGAACAAATAgttttgaggtttaaaaaaatgaacagtgAGATACAATTGAACTTTAAAGtctctataataataataaaaaaaattggtttAGGTACTTGTAACTacaagctttcagtttttcaaagaaAAGCAGTAGTGGTTAAACTTtatatctgttgttgttgtttagatggtAAGTTGTGTCAGAggctttgcaaccacatggaccgtagtctgccaggctcctgtgttcatgagatttcccaggcaagaatactggaatgggttgccatttccttctttaggggatcttcctgacccagggaccgaacctgcgtctcctgcattggcaggtggattctttaccactgagtcaccagggaagctccctgtaTCTGATATTAATGTCTTATAAAACTACTCCCTGATTTGAGTGTTATAACtgcacatacataaataaaactttttgaagagatttttttctgaagatCTCAGAAACAACTATGACAAGGAACTTAGAAGTACAGTTCACTTGCCCCTCCTGCCcaaacttgttttgttttgttaacccTTTCTCAGCTCCCTTCCTCCTAAAATGATTATATACTTTAACGTTCTTCCAAGTGTGTAAGCCTCGAGTCCTCATCTAGACCCTACACTCTATGAGGAACAGAATCTTTACTCTCGTCTTGTCACAGCACCTACTGTTACATACAGTGAgcacacaaatatttttttactgAGAAAGGCCATCAGTTCCTACAATTGTTTTCCTCTTAGCTTATAGTCTGGTTAGAGGAGGAGCTATGTACAAGAATATGGTTCTGGAAACAATTATAATAAATTCTCTAAttctatgttttatataaaattttgccTAAGTATCCTGAAGTTTAATGCTCCATCTGCTACTGAAAACCTTTTCAATTACTTggctaaaaaaagaaagcatttttcagCAGGAATCCTCCACTCCAGCCATGTTTGTTTTACTGCTTCTACAATACGCTCATTCCCAAGTACAAGCAGTTCTCACACCAAGTCCACTGAACTTAATGCAGTCTCCCAGTTTTTGGAGTTTAACAAGTATTATGCTCCTGTGACAAGCCTGTTTCCGATGGTACTTACACATTGGTTTTAAATTTATGTGGCGGGGGCATGGGATTTTTGGCTCGCATTTCCAGCACTTCCATGTAATGAGGCTTCTTCTGCGGCCCACTCCAGAGGCCGGCCAAGTTCTCAGGACTCTGGTTTCCTTCTGAGTGGTGTTCAGTCGGATCCGCAATTGTGATCCTTTGTAATCTATCAATGAACAGGTTGTCTGAGCTGCCAGGATGATCCTCCACTTGACCTAAGGCACAATGCTGAGGGAGACCCTCACTAGCTTGAGATGAGGAAGGCGCTGGGGCTCTGCTGCTAGAAGTTGGGTGCTCGCTCACTGTGTGTTCAGCCTCAGCTGCCTCAGCATCACCTCCGCGAGTCGGATGTGCCAGTCCCTGTTGTCGTGAAGTTGTCTGAGATGATGTGATGTTAGCTACAGAGGAACAGCCAGGAACGGGTGATGAAGTGTCAAGTATCTGGTCAGAATTCTGGGCCTTATCTCTGTCCCCATCAACAACTGCAATCGCTTTTTGCCTCTCCTTACAGTCTAAGCTAACAGGATAAAAGAGTTCACTTCTTCCTCTAACTTCTTCATGTTCTGTAATGGCAGCTTTCAGTTTGGTGACAGCGTCTGAGATCTTTTTACCTTTGTCGGGCAATTTGCAAATGAATTttctacaaaaggaaaaaaataggtaTACGTTACATACAGCCATGTTTTTAAACTTGAGATATACACAGTAGTATtctcaaagggagaaaaattgaCCTTTAAGTCAAAAAACTGATTTCCAGCTGCCCCAAAACAGGAATGAAATAAGAGAATCGTTACCCAAATACCCCTCAAAACAAGGGACTACAGGATGATTAGGGACTATGTCTCGTTTGTCTCATCTATTAACAATTAGAATTTCTGCAAAAGTATTTTAAGCATGATATTAATATAAGACATCCCCCAAATCAGTTTCTAAAAGTGTGATTTCCAAGACCTTCCTGGTGAGGGGAGGTGGATGGATCTGTaaggtcaaaactattttttatAATAACTAAGGTACTATTTgtcattttcattctccttttcttACCATGAGTACAGGGGAGTTTTCCAGAGGCCACATGATATGGATGATAGCATTGTTCTGATGGCTAATagaatgtgtgtgtttctgtattcTTGTGTTTTAAAGATTCTCACTTGTAACTCCTAAGACAATAACTATCAGTCGATATAACACACATACGACAAGAGCTCTTCAAGATGTTCTGTAAGTCTTCAGAGTTAAAGCGGTCCTGAGACTAAAAAGTTAACTCACTCATTCTCACAGTCAAAATAGTTCTCTACCAGGAAGTCCCCACGTGATCATTTGCCACTTTGGCTAAGTGGCAAAAGTTccttttctgatttccttttctttagccATACAATAAATGTGGAGGGAAGGTTACAGCTCACACCCTCTATTCTTTATGACACTACATTGATTCTCCCAATTCTATTAACATTCCTCCCAGTTCTATTAACATTCCTCCCAGTTgagatgtctgtcttttcccaaTGTTCTCTTCTTTCTCCAGCCTCATGACCACTTCTCCAACTTTCAATCAAATATAATTAACTTTTCCATTAACTCAGCTCCAGTAAGTAAAATCAATCTCAGACTATTATCCTCCTCCAGCTTTCCTACTTTTATTAATGGTGCTCCATACAGGTTGGAAACTTCAGCCATCTCTGTCAACCACATATTCAAATGATCCTAAGCCTGATCTAGTCTCCCCAATCCCACAGCTACCCTTCTAGTTCACTTTCTTAGAATCCCCTTATTGGGGAACTTCTCTGAAAATACCTCCTAGTCTCTTCTACCTCTTATTCCTTCAAACTATCCTGCACCAACCTGCTAAAATAAGCTTCCTAAAAAATCATTATTGTTACACCGATCCTCTGCTAAAATCCATTAAGTCTAACAGCTAAGTGTGAATCAAACATACTTTGCCTAATAAGCCACTGTTTTACCCTACTCTTCCCATTTCCTACAgttcctgtaaaaaaaaaaattgggatgtAGAGATGAAACTGACTAGGTGTTTGGGGCACTATTTGGGGTAAAGGGAGCGAAAGGATTTGGGATACAGACCCTCCCCTTGGAGGGCCGACACAGGCACTGAGTAAATAAAATCAACGAGAAGCTGATGAGGAGCCGAAACGCTGGAGAGCCAGAAACACAGGCGCCCGGCGCCCGGGCCGTACGCGGTAGCTCTGTGATTGTAGGCCGGCCACTAGCCCGCGGGCCTGACACGGACCTAAGACAAGGTGACCTTCCAGGAAAGAGATCgggatgggggcggggaggggcgcgTCCCAGGGTGCCGAACCCGAGGAACCCTGCGGTGACCTCGCGGGACCCAAGCTTACACGTTGCGCAAAAGTCTCTCCTGGCGCTTCAACATTTCCCGTAGCTCCGCCAAACTCCGCTGCCCCAAGTCCTCGGGAGTTTGGGGCTCGAAGCCGCGGGGCAGCGAGGACATTCTGCGGGAGCTGAGGCTGGCGAGGCGGTGGGCACTCGGCGTCCTCGGCAGCCCCCGTAGCTGGCGCCAGATCCGCGGCCGGCGGGGACTCCGGCGAACGAGCGGGAGTCGCCATTTTCCCGGAAGAACAGGTCTTCTTCTAGCCGAATCGAGCTTTATTGAAACGCCGGAAACAAACAGGGACAGAGTTGAGGGAGTGGCTGCCGGGGCGGGAATAGCGGGGTGACGTCACGCGCCGGCGGGGCGCGCTTTCTAGTTGCTTGTTCTTCACCTGTGCCTTGGGTCTCCTCTGGAGTATTCAGAAAAAGTGAGCTCCTGGGGCCCTGCCCTTAAGGAGTCtactgagtgcaggaggagagcaGGCATTAATCAAGTAACAAATGGAAGAATTGTAAGACGGCTATGGGCACCAAGGAAGGAATAACCAAGAAGTGAAAGACATGTGGAAACATGAGTGATGAGTTGGTTAACCATTAGTGAAGTTGGGGTATGTACCCGGCACGTGAAGCCCTGGCCTATGGCGTGGCCTTCCTAGTTCTGGGTTTAATGAAGACCTCAAACATTAATGTTGGAAGGATCATTCAGAACCATCAGCGTTTCTTAAGGCAGCTCTGTGGCATTTGAAGCAAGACTTTTCCTCGTTTTCAGGACTGCCTCAGGTATTGCACGTTTGGTGTCTATTTGATGTCTGGGTTTCTGCCCTCTAGTTTGTTTGGCATTCCTGAATCCTAACAATACAAAAcgcaccccccgccccaccccaacacacacactcctgaATCCTTGTAACAATACAAAATGcatctccccaacacacacacacacacacacgatttcaAAGGCACACAAGTGGTGATGATAGTGGGAGGTGCTGCACAAGCAAACGGAGAACCTCTTTTTCTCAATTACCCGTTTTGCCCTTAGAAAAACAAAGGCACAAAAACTGAAGTTTTCCCAGGTACAGAACTAGTGAGAACATAGGTTTTAGACACAAATGTCCAGGTGGTCTTTCTGCCACCCCAATTCAAAaatcttccaaagagcaagaaagTTTTTTAGGCTGTTGAGGAAAGCAGTGTAACTGCTAACTCTCCAATGTAACACCTAATTCTTCTCTATAGTTCAGGTAAGAGAGCTGGATTCCCCAAGAAAAAAGTAGGAAGTGTGCTATAGTCAGACATCAGTTGTGAGGTTTGAAAGACCCTATAACCTCCAACCCCAGTCTCTCCCTTCTGTGATACGGAAAATTTACATTTGCTAGTGCTTTGTAAGGTGCTGTAACAAACAATTCCCTCCCAATCAGAGGGAAGCTCTAGATAAAATATGAGGCTACTTCAGGAAGTACAGCTGAAATTGCTTCTGTATCTTTGCTATCTAGTCCATTCTAATCAGTTTAACGTATCAAAAGTCTCAACATAAACTCTGCTTTGAAACAAGGATTTCAGTAACCTGCTCCATATCTTTCTAAATGAGAAATACTTAAGTAAAGCCCTTGTCAGGTATCTGTCCTGTGGCAAGCTCCCCCAAGGCCTTCTTCACTCTAGCCTTCTCCCTCTATTCCTGGACCGGACCTGAAGGCCTTtattccctccccacctcctcacccccatccccctACCCTGGTGATAGTAAACCCTTTCTTCAGACCTGGGCCACAGGCA is a genomic window containing:
- the POLR2M gene encoding protein GRINL1A, giving the protein MSSLPRGFEPQTPEDLGQRSLAELREMLKRQERLLRNVKFICKLPDKGKKISDAVTKLKAAITEHEEVRGRSELFYPVSLDCKERQKAIAVVDGDRDKAQNSDQILDTSSPVPGCSSVANITSSQTTSRQQGLAHPTRGGDAEAAEAEHTVSEHPTSSSRAPAPSSSQASEGLPQHCALGQVEDHPGSSDNLFIDRLQRITIADPTEHHSEGNQSPENLAGLWSGPQKKPHYMEVLEMRAKNPMPPPHKFKTNVLPSQPRDSSSACQGRGSPVSSEERRRRDRKHLDDITAARLLPLHHLPTQLLSIEESLALQRQQKQSYEEIQAKLAAQKLAERLNIKMQSYNPEGESSRKYREVRDEDDDQSSEDEF